Proteins from a genomic interval of Synechococcus sp. A15-28:
- a CDS encoding beta-ketoacyl-[acyl-carrier-protein] synthase family protein → MALKAEPTAVVGWGSLNPLGADANSTWDAVIAGRSGIQTLQTPWTEDLPVRLAGCVPTGALNSLPPLLRRRSDRCAQLALVAAREAWTMASSITTGLDPSRIAVVIGTGIGGLATMHEQHTQLSTGGPSRVNPLTVPMLIPDAAAGQVAIELGLLGGAHTPVSACASGAEALMLGQMLLNDDRADLVLAGGSEAPVNRLGLVGFAAMRALSSRNDAPDQASRPYGLGRDGFVLSEGAGVLALMRQQDTPPGADLGWLLASGSSSDAHHIVAPEPQGLQASRAIDEALRRAKVNPSDLCGVQAHATGTSLGDLAEARALRRSLGSAADHLPVYAPKGQLGHLLGGAGAVETILALQALRHGVLPGSLNADPLDPEVELAVTKQGPVQLSSDQGQRLLLKNAFGFGGHNISLVLAGNTPAQHG, encoded by the coding sequence ATGGCTCTCAAAGCTGAACCAACAGCAGTGGTGGGGTGGGGTTCCCTCAACCCGCTGGGGGCCGATGCCAACAGCACCTGGGACGCGGTGATCGCCGGCCGCAGTGGCATTCAAACCCTTCAGACGCCCTGGACCGAGGATCTGCCCGTGCGTCTGGCCGGTTGCGTCCCAACGGGGGCCCTCAACAGCCTGCCGCCCCTGCTCCGCCGCCGCTCCGATCGCTGCGCCCAGCTCGCCCTGGTGGCCGCACGGGAGGCCTGGACCATGGCCAGCTCCATCACCACCGGCCTGGATCCAAGCCGCATCGCCGTGGTGATCGGCACGGGCATCGGCGGCCTCGCCACCATGCACGAGCAACACACGCAACTCAGCACGGGGGGACCAAGCCGGGTGAACCCCCTCACCGTGCCGATGCTGATCCCCGATGCCGCCGCTGGCCAGGTGGCCATTGAGCTCGGTCTGCTCGGCGGTGCCCACACCCCGGTGTCCGCCTGCGCCTCCGGCGCCGAAGCATTGATGCTGGGCCAGATGCTGCTCAACGACGACCGCGCCGATCTGGTGCTGGCCGGGGGCAGCGAAGCTCCGGTGAACCGACTTGGGCTGGTGGGCTTTGCAGCCATGCGCGCCCTGTCCAGCCGCAACGACGCTCCTGATCAAGCCTCCCGGCCCTACGGCCTCGGTCGAGATGGCTTCGTGCTCTCCGAAGGCGCCGGCGTCCTGGCCTTGATGCGGCAACAGGACACGCCTCCAGGGGCCGACCTGGGCTGGTTGCTGGCCAGTGGCAGCAGCAGCGATGCCCACCACATCGTCGCCCCCGAGCCCCAGGGGCTGCAGGCCAGCCGTGCCATCGACGAGGCCTTGCGTCGGGCGAAGGTGAACCCCTCAGACCTCTGCGGTGTTCAGGCCCATGCCACCGGCACCAGCCTCGGTGACCTGGCGGAGGCCAGAGCATTGCGGCGCAGCCTTGGCAGTGCTGCCGATCATCTGCCGGTTTACGCCCCCAAGGGCCAGCTGGGCCACCTACTGGGGGGCGCCGGTGCGGTGGAAACCATCCTGGCCCTGCAGGCCCTGCGCCATGGCGTATTGCCCGGCAGCCTAAATGCCGACCCCCTGGATCCTGAGGTGGAGCTGGCCGTCACCAAACAGGGCCCTGTGCAG
- a CDS encoding phosphopantetheine-binding protein, which translates to MLHRISGADPAVITPDARLMEDVGIDSLGFYEILIEADTNFGIRIKEEELLRFRTVADIQQHLESPSLRQSDGSQS; encoded by the coding sequence ATGCTGCACCGCATCTCCGGCGCCGATCCAGCCGTGATCACCCCTGATGCCCGGCTGATGGAGGACGTGGGGATTGACTCCCTTGGGTTCTACGAAATCCTGATCGAGGCAGACACCAACTTCGGCATCCGGATCAAGGAAGAGGAACTACTCCGGTTCCGCACGGTTGCGGACATCCAGCAGCACCTGGAATCCCCCAGTCTCCGCCAGAGCGATGGCTCTCAAAGCTGA